A genomic segment from Triticum dicoccoides isolate Atlit2015 ecotype Zavitan chromosome 1A, WEW_v2.0, whole genome shotgun sequence encodes:
- the LOC119365341 gene encoding E3 ubiquitin-protein ligase At1g63170-like, with the protein MAAHPVESEASSETDNHPLLIDHMENTAHLEIAIESPRDDVASSSTTRREDNDGLDRLPHISESSSETTTASNSQSAPLARRDANRARHRQSPLNSSCWISIELVVTVSQIIAAICVLSLSRKERPHSPLFEWVIGYTVGCVATLPLLYWRYLHRNRPTTGQEPASQNFPPNSIPESNSHTTNSAPGMSEAGFVTDTNGVSQNNVLTRNPRAQAYADHFRMALDCFFAVWFVVGNVWVFGGHSSAHDAPNLYWLCIAFLTFSCIGYAMPFILCALICCCLPCIISLMSFREDLNQNKGATAEAINALRTYKFKTKKSRNGEGIEVGGGVVAAGTDKERIVSAEDAICCICLARYSNNDDLRELPCTHFFHKECVDKWLKINALCPLCKAEIDSGPTTAPAIGFGRRHSDNRVGNDIESQL; encoded by the exons ATGGCTGCTCATCCTGTTGAATCAGAAGCAAGCAGTGAAACAGACAATCACCCTTTACTGATAGACCACATGGAAAATACTGCTCATCTTGAGATTGCAATTGAGAGCCCAAGGGATGATGTTGCTTCATCGTCAACCACTCGTCGGGAGGATAATGATGGTTTGGATCGATTGCCTCACATCTCAGAAAGTTCTTCGGAGACAACTACTGCATCTAACtctcaaagtgctcctctagcaaGAAGAGATGCTAATCGTGCTCGTCATCGGCAAAGTCCGTTGAATTCTAGTTGCTGGATCTCCATTGAGCTTGTTGTAACAGTTAGCCAGATTATAGCGGCCATTTGTGTTCTGTCATTGTCAAGGAAGGAACGTCCGCATTCTCCATTATTTGAGTGGGTCATTGGTTATACGGTAGGTTGTGTTGCTACTCTTCCTCTTCTCTACTGGCGCTATCTCCATCGCAACCGCCCAACAACTGGGCAAGAACCAGCAAGTCAGAACTTCCCTCCGAACAGCATACCTGAGTCCAATTCTCACACAACAAATTCggcccctggcatgtctgaagctgGTTTTGTAACTGACACAAATGGAGTCTCGCAAAACAACGTGCTTACCAGAAATCCCAG GGCCCAAGCTTATGCCGATCACTTCAGGATGGCCCTTGACTGTTTCTTCGCCGTGTGGTTTGTTGTGGGGAATGTGTGGGTATTTGGTGGACATTCCTCTGCCCATGACGCTCCCAACTTATACTG GTTGTGTATAGCCTTCCTCACATTTAGCTGCATCGGCTATGCTATGCCTTTCATTCTGTGCGCACTGATATGTTGCTGCCTGCCCTGCATAATCTCCCTAATGAGCTTTCGTGAAGATCTAAACCAAAACAAAGGTGCTACTGCAGAAGCAATCAATGCCTTGAGAACATACAAGTTCAAAACGAAGAAGTCCCGTAACGGCGAGGGGATTGAAGTCGGCGGCGGAGTTGTTGCTGCTGGAACAGACAAGGAGCGGATTGTTTCTGCTGAAGATGCT ATTTGCTGTATCTGCCTAGCAAGATACTcgaacaatgatgatctccgagaGCTTCCTTGCACCCACTTCTTCCACAAAGAATGCGTAGACAAATGGCTCAAGATAAACGCACTGTGCCCCCTCTGCAAAGCTGAGATAGACAGTGGCCCGACAACTGCTCCTGCCATTGGCTTTGGGCGTCGCCACAGTGACAACAGGGTAGGAAATGACATCGAATCGCAGCTGTAA